In Caldalkalibacillus thermarum, one DNA window encodes the following:
- a CDS encoding YigZ family protein, translating into MLDQYLTVKGYGEQEIVIEKSRFIAYVNRAESEEEAVQFIGQIKKMHWQATHNCSAYIIGEHHEHQKANDDGEPSGTAGRPMLEVLKKIGLHDTVVVVTRYFGGIKLGAGGLIRAYGQATKEGIKAAGVIRRLLHRKLRVTVDYTWLGKVQNEVQNRGLKLDDIQYLDQVTLTLLIPKGNEDKAAQWLTNLTNGQARLEWGDWIYMDQPVEIA; encoded by the coding sequence ATGTTGGATCAGTATCTCACGGTCAAAGGATACGGCGAACAAGAAATCGTCATTGAAAAATCCCGGTTCATTGCCTATGTGAACCGGGCTGAGTCGGAAGAAGAAGCGGTTCAATTTATCGGTCAAATTAAAAAGATGCACTGGCAGGCCACCCATAACTGCTCCGCCTACATCATCGGCGAGCACCACGAACATCAAAAAGCCAATGATGACGGAGAACCGAGCGGGACTGCCGGCAGGCCGATGCTGGAAGTGCTGAAAAAGATCGGCCTTCACGACACCGTTGTGGTGGTCACCCGCTATTTTGGCGGCATCAAACTGGGCGCCGGTGGCCTGATCCGGGCTTATGGCCAGGCCACCAAAGAGGGCATTAAGGCTGCAGGGGTCATCCGGCGCTTGCTGCACCGCAAACTGCGGGTCACCGTAGATTACACCTGGCTGGGCAAGGTGCAAAACGAAGTCCAAAACAGGGGCTTAAAACTGGACGACATCCAGTATCTTGACCAAGTCACCCTGACCCTCTTGATCCCCAAGGGCAATGAAGACAAAGCAGCCCAGTGGTTGACAAACCTGACCAATGGGCAAGCAAGACTTGAGTGGGGGGACTGGATCTATATGGATCAGCCAGTGGAAATCGCTTAG